The stretch of DNA CGGTGACGGTGATCCGCGACGGCGAGCGCCGGACCGTGGACGTGACGCTGGGGACGCGGCCGGACCCGCGATAAAGCCCGCGTGGGAGCGACGCCGGACGACGAGCGAGAACGGCGCGGGGCCGCGGCCCGAGTTACTCCTCCATCCGTTCGACGAGATCCTCGAACTGCTGTTTCCGTTCCTCGACAGCCTCCTCGCGGAGCACCTCCTCGTCCTCTGTCGGGCACGCAAGCGACGGCACTTCCGCCGGGGTCCCCTCCTCGTCGAGCGCGACGAAGGTGAAGAAGGAAGCCGTCGTCTTTCGTTCCTCGCCTTCCCGGGGATCCTCCGCGCGCACGTCGACTTTCACGTCGACACTGGTGCGGCCGGTGTTGAACACGTACGCTTGGACCACCGCCACCTCGCCGAGGTCGATCGGCGAGATGAAGTCGACGTGATCCATCGACGCCGTGACGACCTGTCGGTTCGCGAAGCGCATCCCCGCGATGGCGCCACAGATGTCCATCCAGTGGAGGACGGCGCCCCCGAGCGCCCGGCCGAGGTTGTTCGTGTCGTTCGGGAGGAGGAGCTCGGTCATCTCGGTGTACGACTCCGCGAGCGTCGCCGTCTGGGTCATGGGCACCGCTCCGGCCGCGGCGCACTCAAAGCCGCCGATCCCGTCGATGGCGGGCTACTCGTCGCCGTCGGGGCGGTCGACACCGAGCTCCTCGCGGCTGCGGCCCGCCGCGTCGAGCACGTCGTCGTCGATCTCGATCGGGCAGTCCACCCGCACCGCGATCGCGACAGCGTCGCTGGGTCGGGCGTCGAAGGTGCGCGACTCGGGCTCGCCATCCTCGTAGCGCTGGGCGTCGATCTTCGCGTAGAACGTCCCCTCTCGGAGCTCGTCGATCCGCACGCGGTCGAACGCCCCGCCGAACTCCGTCACCATCTCGACGAGCAGGTCGTGCGTCAGCGGCCGATCGAACGGGTCGCCCGCGAGCCCGCGCTGGATCGCGTCGGCCTGATCGTCGGTGACGAAGACGGGGAGATACTCCCCGCTGGCGCGCAGCAGCGCGGCCGGGACCTCCTCCCCCGACGGCGTATTCCCCGTCGCGATGCCGGTGAGTTCGGCGACGTGGTTCATGATGGCAGGATCGGCTCGAACCCGCAAATAGCTGTCGCGGGACCGAACGTTCATGCTGCCGGCCCGCGAACGTCCGGCCGATGGACTGCCGAGTCGTGCTGGAGGCGGCGGTACCGGTCTACGACGTGGTGACGCCCGATGCAGCCGTCGGCGCGGCCATCTCGAAGGTCGGGAAGCAGCTCAACCCCGACCTTTCCTACGTGGATATCGAGCCCCGCAACCGTCGCTCGCCCCGGGGTGCCGAGCTTCCGCCGGCGACCGTCGCCGCCGGCGAGGGGCTGGTCGCGCTCGAACTCGGGATGACGGTGTACGACGTCGAGAGCGAGGATCACGCCGTCCGGATCGCGCGCTCGGAGATCGGCAGCCGGCTGGAAGGAATCCCGCTCGAACGCCTCTCCTGTGAGCCGGCCGAGGAGGACGAGAGCGAGACTGGGGAGATCGACGCCACCGAAGACGTCGAGCCGGCGGACGACGGCGACGAGGAGGCACTGCTCCCGGAGTTCGAAGAGATGGTCGAACAGCATCGGGAGTGAAACCGATCACGGCGTGTGACCTGCCGCGCGCTCCGTCGCGCCGCCGCGGAGCCCATGCCGTGATCGTGTAGTAACCCAGTCGCGGCGCGCGACCGGCGACCGACGCCATGTCGGTCGTCGGAACCGATCCCGTGATCGTGTAACACCGAGTTTCGGCGCGTGCCTGCCGCGCGCTCTGTTCGCTGCGAACGGCACCGCCGCTCCCGAGCGTGAGTCGCAGGAGGTGATGTCGGCGCGTCAGTCGGCCGTCGCGGGGATCGCTTCCGTCTCGTCCGGTGAGCCAGTCAGTCCGTCGACGAGTTCGAAGACGGCGCGCTTGTGGTCGGTTTTCGAGCGGTGGATCGACGTCGGCTGGACCCCGAACTCCTCGTAGCCGCTCAGGTCGACGTCCGGTTCCCCGGTCTCTTCGTACTCGGCTCGTACCTCCGAGAGAAGACCGTGGAGGTGAATGAGCTCCTGTTTCTTCATATCCACCGTTCTCTACCGTCCGGAGGGTTATAGGGTTACTTTGAGTATTGTTAACAAACAAGGCCCACACAGCGGCTGGTTCGCCCGAAATCGGCGAAATCAGTGAAACCGCCAACATGTCGGGCGTGCCGCGGCGGCGTTCCGCCGTGCACCCGGATCGACGTCGTCGCCCTCGTGCGGATCGTTAGCGTGATCACGACCCGCCCGTCGGGTTTCAGACGTTTCAAGTCGGTCCACGCGGAGGTCCGGGTATGGAGACCACCGATCCGGCGTCGCTGATCGAGCGGGCCCGCGACGCCCTCGACGCCGCCTACGTCCCCTACTCCGAGTATCGCGTCGGCGCTGCGGTCCTCACCGACGCCGGGGAGATCTTTACCGGCTGTAACATCGAGAACGCCAACTACAGCAATGCCCTCCACGCCGAGGAGGTCGCGGTCGGCAGCGCGGTCCGGGCGGGCCACCGCTCGATCGCGGCGGTCGCGGTCACCTCCGCGGAGCGCGACGGCGTCACGCCGTGTGGGATGTGCCGACAGACCCTCGCGGAGTTCGGCGACGAGGACGTGCCGGTGTACTGCGACACGGGCGACGGGGAGTACAACGAGTACTCGCTGGGCGAGCTCATCCCCGACACGATCACCCCGGGGATGCTGGGGATCGACCCCGAAGCCGACGACGACTGACCCCGAACCCGCGGAAGCCATTTGCCCCCCGGGGCCATACGGCCGTACATGTACGTCCGCGACGCACGGAACCGGGACGAGGCGTGGTTGCTCGACCGGATCGAGGAGATGGGGCTCGACAGCACCGCCTTCCGCTCGCGGGACTACGTGATCGCGGTCGACGAACGGACGAACGACCGGGCCGGCTTCGGCCGCTACCGCATCCACAAGACCGACCAGGGGGAGGTCTGTGAGCTCACCGGGATCGGCGTCGTGGACGGCTGGCGCGGGCAGGGTGTCGGCGCCCACGTCGTCGAGCGGCTGATCGACCTCGCGGCCGACAACGAGTTCGAGACGGTGTACTCGATCACCGATAGCGACGACTACCTCCAACAGTTCGGCTTCGAGACCGCCGACGCCGACGCGCGCCCGCCGGTGATCCGCGACCGACTCGAACAGAAACGCGAGGAGGTCGACGAGGACGTGGCCGTCGTGGCGATCGACACCGGTGCCTTCGAGATGCCCGCCGAGCTCCGCGAGCGGTTCAAGAACGCCGAGAAAGGCGGCAACGAGACCGAGGAGCCCGAGGAGAGCGCCGAGGACTTCGGCATCGACGCGGAGGAAGCGACGTACAAGTACGACACCGGATAGTCCGTTCCGCCGGCTCTACTCGTCCTCGTCGGGATCCTCCCCGCGAGCCCGTTTGTACATCGCGAGCGCCTCCTCGCGACGCTCGCTATGGTCGACGATCGGGTCCGGGTAGTCGACGCCCAGCTCCTCACGTTCCGCGTCGCTCTTCTCGACCCAGCCGTGGATCTCTTCGGCGTCGAGCCCCCGGAGCTCAGGGACGTACTCCCTGATGTACTCGGCGTCGGGGTCGTATCGCTCGCCCTGCGTGGCGGGGTTGAAGATCCGGAAGTACGGCTGGGCGTCGGTGCCGGTCGAGGCCGCCCACTGCCAGCCGCCGTTGTCGTTCGCGGTGTCGTGGTCGACGAGCCGGTCGCGGAAGTGGGCGTAGCCCGCCCGCCAGTCCCACAGCAGATCCTTCGTGAGGAAGGAGGCGACGATCATCCGCACGCGGTTGTGCATCCACGCCTCCTCGCGGAGCTGACGCATCCCGGCGTCGACGATCGGATAGCCCGTCTCGCCGGCCTTCCACGCGGCGAGCTCGTCGTCGTCGTTGCGCCAGTCGATCGGCTTCTCGTAGGACTTGTAGTTCGCCGTCACGATCTCGGGGTTGAAGTAGAGCACCTGCGCGTAGAACTCCCGCCACGCTAACTGCGACTGGAACGTCCGGACGCTCTCCTGCGCCGGCCCGAGTTCGTCGTTGTCGTCGCCGTCCGCCTCACCCCCTGACTCGTCCCGCTGTTGGTCGCGTCGTTCGGCCTCCTCCATCGCCGCTTCGGTCGCGTCGTACACCTCCCGAAGGCCGATGGTCCCGAACCGGAGGTGTGGCGAGAGCCGCGAACTCCCCTCCCGCGCAGGGTACTCCCGTTCTTCCTCGTACTCGAAGATCCCCGCCGAACAGAACGCTTCGAGCCGGTCGCGGGCAGCCGTCGTTCCTCCGGCCTGCACGTCGGCGTCCGGCTCCTCGAACCCCAACTCCTCGATCGACGGAAGCTCTGCCTGCAGCGCGTCGTCGAGGTCGAACTCACCTGTGAACGAGTCCACCAGCGCGTTCGGGGCGAGCGCGTCGGCGTCCGCGAGGTCACCAGCGTCGGGCGCCTCGAACGGGTCGGGCTTCTCGCGGTCGCGCCACTTCTTCCAGAAGTAGGTGTACACCGAGTACGGCTCGCCGGCGTTGGTCCGGATCGTTCCCGGCTCGTGGAGCACCGCGTCGTGGTGCGTTTCCGTGTCGACGCCCGCCCCGTCGAGCGCCGCCTCGACTCGGTCGTCGCGGTCCTGTGCCAGCCCGGAGTAGTCCGCGTTCCAGTGGACTGTCCCGGTGTCGACGGCCGCCGCGAGCGCGGGCAGCACCTCGGCGGGGTCACCCCGGGCCACCACGAGATCGCTCCGCCGTTCTCGGTACGCCTCACGGAGTTCCGCGAGCGAGTCGAGCATGAACCGCACTCGGGCGTCGCTCCCGTGTTCGAGCACGGCTGAATCGAAGACGAACACCGGAACCACTCCGTCGGCATCGTCGGCCGCCGCCGCAAGCCCGCGGTTATCGCTCGCCCGCAGATCCCGTCGGTGCCAGAAGATCGCCATACCGGCACGTCGGCCGGCGGTTCCCTGAAACTACTGGCACCGGCCCCCACAAACGTTTATCAGCCATCGCGCGCCAGTTCTACCCCACGAGAACCGACAATGTCCCCGCGACGTCCCTCCAGCCCGCGCCTCCGCGTCGGAAGCATCGCCGTCGTGCTCGTGCTGGCGGTTGCTGCGCCGCCGACGGTGGCCGCTGTCGGCGGCCCCAGCACCGCCGAGCAGCTTGACGAAACGGCTGCCCCAGCCGTGGGGAACCTCAGCGCGACACTCCCACCGCCCGACGCGGAACCGGACGAGATCCGTGCTGCCGCAGCGGCCGGCCGACTGGCACCGACCGACGCCGTCCACCCGAACGGCACCGTGCTGTTCCGGCTGAACGGCAGCACGGCCACGGAGCCGTCGAACGACTCCACGCTCGGCGACGTGCTGCAGTTCGGTATGCGCCAGACCGAGGCGTCGACGACGCCCGAGCGACTGCCGCTCCGGCTGAACACGTCGAGATCCGGCGACGCCGTCCGGACGTTCGTCGTCGACGATGACCGCTACGTCGTCGTCGATCTCCCGAACGCGACGTGGGAGTACGACGGCGAACCCGGAACTCACGCGCTCGACCCACGGCCCCGGGTCGCGCAGGGATACGTCGCGACCCTGACGATCGCCGCGAACGAGACGAGGATCTCCCGAAACACGACCGTCCAACTGACCGAACCACAGATCGACGGCGACGCCGAAGTCGACGCCGGCGAGGTCGCGATCCTGACCGTCGGCATGCCGGGCACGCGGGTCGCGACGCTCGTCGTCGGCACCGAGGACGCTGGCTCCCGTGCCGGGCTCATAGTCGTCGACGAGGACGCCGACGGCAGGGTCGACGTTCGGCTCGACACCGACGCCGAGAGTCTCGAAGCGGCGTTCAGCGCCGTCGGCGCGGACGTGGTTCGACGCCACCCGGCCGCCGGGTTCACGACGTGGAACGGGACGCTCCCGCCGGGCGAGTATCGGCTCGGGGCCGACGTCGGGGAGCCCGAAACGGTCGCCGCGGAGCGGTACGACTGGGGGCCGGTGCTGACGGTCGGCGAGCCAGCCTCCGGTTCGGCGACGCCGACAGCCACCGCTTCGCCGACGACCACGCAGTCATCGACACCGACGCAGTCGCCGACATCGACTGAGACAACCACGGCGACTGCCGTAACGACGACGGAGTCGCCCGGGTTCGGTGTCGTGACCGCGGTGCCCGCGCTGGCGGTCGTCGTGTTCGTCGCGAGAGGGAACCGGCTGGAGCTCTGACCCCCTCGACCGGCGAATTTTGCCGATAGCGCGGCGTCAACGGGGCCCAAACACCGTTCGGAAGGGAAGCGTTTAGTTCGCCCCGGAAAACCGACAGATAGCGGTCGGATCCTCCGCCAGCCCCCGCCCAGTATCGCCCTCCGCCGGAGCGACTGTGCTTCCAGCACCGGCCAACGCCGCCGAACCCCGGAGCGATCAGGGGATGGGGTCGCGGGCCGTCGATCCGACACGATCCATGAACGCACGACACACCGCACTCTCACTCGCAGTCGTACTGCTCGTCGCCGCCGCCGCACCCGCGGCCGCGACCGCACCTATCGGCGAGGATGCCGTCGGCGACCTCACCGTGACGACGGCGCCGGCGACCGCCTCGGCCTCTGCTGCCGCGGAGGCTGCCACGGCGGCCGACTCGACCGATAGCCTCGTCGCCGCGAGCGACGTGGCCGTGTTCCGACTCAACGCCTCCGGCGTGCCCGCCGAAGCCGACGACGACGGGACGCTGCTCGGCGACGAACTGACGCTCTCGCTCCGACAGACCGCGAGCAGCGTCGACACGAACGCCACCGCGAAGACGATGGATGCGACCGCCGACAGCGACGGGGTCGCCGTCCGCGCCACCGAGAGTGCCGTCTACGTCGCGGTCGACCTCGCGACGGCGGCGTTCCAGCAGGGCAACGGCACCCCGACCGCGGCGGTCGGGGACAGTTTCACCGCCACGGCGACGGTGACCGACGCGGTCACCGAGGGCGAGAACTACACTCGAACGGCGACGTTCGGCGTCGTCGAGCCGTCGGTCAACTTCGTCGGCGGCGTCGACGAAGCGACCGCCGGCGACACCGCCGAGTTCACCGCCGCGACGCTGCTTTCTCCCGGCACCTCGCTGACGGTCGCACTCTCGCCCAGCGAGACCGGTGAGACACAGACCACACAGGTGACTGTCGGCGCAGACGGCCGCGCGACCGGCGAACTCTCCTTCGACGGGTTCGACGCGGGCGAGGAGTACACGGTTCGCGTCACCGCCGAGGAGACCGACCTGAACGCGACCGTGACGGGCACGACGGGGGCCGCTTCGACCGACACGCCCGCCCCGACCGAGAGCCCCACGGTGACTGACACCACAGCGTCGAGCGAGACCAGTACGTCCGGACCCGGCTTCGGCGTCGTCGCCGCGCTGCTCGCGCTGCTCGGTGCCGGCGCCGTCGTCGGCCGTCGCGCGTAACCCCCGGAGTATCGAAGCGAAACCCCTTTTCGATCCTCCCCCGCAGTCGGCGTGTGAACCAGGAACGCCTGCAGTTCTGGTCGCTCTACCTCTCTCGGTTCGCGACGGGCTTTGGCTACTCGACGCTCGCGCTGCTGATCCCGTTCTACATCGAGGTGCTGAACGCCTCGGACTTCATGGGCGGGCTGTTCATCACGGGGTTTACGCTGGCACAGACGATCGTGGTGATCCCGCTGGCGTGGGCGGGCGACCGTTTCGACAAGAAGAAAGTGCTGCTCGGGGTGTTGAGCGTGAGCGTGCTCGCCTACGTCGCGTTCGCGAACGTCCAGCCGATCGGCGACGCCGTCGCCGGCGTCGCGGGCTCGTTCCTCGGCGTGGAGCTCTCGACGAGCTTCGCCGACAGCACCGCGTTCATCGGCGTCCGCGCGCTGCAGGGCGTCGCCGTCACCGGTTCGGGGCTGATGACGCTCTCGCTCGTCGGCGAGCTCGCCGACCACGGCGAGCGGGCCAACAGCATCGGGAAGGCCAACTCGGTCCGCTTCCTCGCGTCGATCCTCGGGATGATCATCGCGGGCGGACTGTACCAGGTCATCGGCTTCACGCCGATCTACACGGTCATCGTCGCCTCCTTCGCGCTCGCGATCGCGGGCGTCTGGCTCTACCTCCCGGCCGACGAGAGCCGCTCGTACGGCAACCCGTTCGCGGGGCTGGCGCTCAACAAGCGCATCATCACGCTCACCTCGTTCCGCGCGCAGTACGCCGTCGCCGTCACCGTCGTCCGGTCGTGGGTGAGCATCTTCGCCGGCGTCTCGGCGGCCCGGGGCGGGCTGGCGTACGCCGGGCTGGCGGTCGCGTTCGTCCTCGTCGCCGAGAAGCTCACGAACATGCTCTGTCAGCCGTTCACCGGCCGCCTCTCCGACGACTACGGGCGCTCGCTGTTCGTGTTCGCCGGCGGCGGCGCGTACGGGCTGGTCGCGCTCGCGGTCCCGTTCACGCCGGCGATCGGGGCGGCGATCGGGCTCCCCGAGACGTACGAGCTGATCGTCCCGTCGCTGCTCAGCGACCTGGTCGGCGTCGGCGCGGGGTACTCGCTGCTCGGGAAGCTCGGTCCGGCCTTTATCCCCCTCCTCGTGATCAACGGCCTGCTCGGCGTCGTCGACGCGTTCCGGGAGCCCGCGAGCATGGCGCTGTTCGCCGACGAGGGCGCCGACGAGGGCGGGATCGCCGCCAGCTTCGGCATCCGCGAGCTCGTCTGGCGCCCGGGAAGCGTGCTCGGCCCCGTGCTCGCCGGCTGGCTCTGGAGCCAGTACGGCATCGCGACGGTGTTCTTCGTCGGCGGCGCGTTCGCGGTGACGGGCGCGCTCACGTTCGCGGTCGTACTCACGTGGTTCCACGGCCGCGGCGCGCTGACGGAGTGGTAGCTCAGCGGCCGTCGCCGCGCTCGAACGCGGCCAGTCGGTTCAGCGCGATCGCCGTCCGAAGCGGCGTTCCGGCGTCGCCGCGGTCGAACAGCAGCCCGTCGGTGTCGCGGACGTGGTCCAGCACCACCTCGGAGGCGTGCTCCGGCGCGCCCGCGACCCCGGCGTCGGTCCGTTCGACCCACTCCATCACCCGCAGGTCCGACTTCGAGTCGCCGAGCACCAGCGCGAACGGGTCGTCGATGCCGAGCACGTCGAAGGCGGCCTCGACGCCGGCGACCTTGTCGAGTTCGAGCGACGTGATCTCCGCGGCGTCGGCCTCGTAGTACCCAACGTCCACGCGTTCGAACAGCTCCCTGACCGGCTCCGGGACGGTGATCTCGGGGACTGACGCACCAACGCGGTCGAGCACGGCGGCGATCTCGGCGTCGGCGGCGGCGTAGTAGGCGCGGGCCCATCTCTCCGCGTCCCCGTCGATTCCGGTCTCCGCGGCGACTGCCCGGCCCAGCGAGTCGATCTGGTGGCGCAACGCCTCGTCGATCACCGCCCGCGCGTCGTCGCTGCCGGTCTCGTGGTTGGGCTTGAGGGTGACGTTGAACTCGTTGCCCTGGAGGTGACAGCCGCGGGCGACCGCCTGCGGGGCGTCGCCGAGCGCGCTTGACCGCACCTGCTCGAACACGCGCCGGACCGACGGCGCCAGCTCCTCGTACAGCAGCTGCTTGGTGTCCGAGCCGTGCCCGGGCGTGAACACGCCGTTGCCGGCCTCGTACACGACCGAGAGATCGCCCGAGTGGACGAGCTCGCTGCCGAGCCCCTGCACGAGAAACCCCTTCACGTTCTCCAGCGTCTGCCCGGTGCAGATCACGATCGGCACCCCGTCGTCGTGCAGTTCCGTCAGCAGATGGAGCGTCTCGCGGGGGATCTCGTTGTCCGTGCTCCCCGCCGAGCGCAGCGTCTCGTCCACGTCGAGCACGAGCACGTTGATCGCCCGCCCCTCGCGTTCCCAGAGGTCGGCGGCCGTCCTCGCGGTCTCCCGGGTCGCGCGGCTGGCGATGTCGGCGTACGCGGCCCCGAACGCGTCGACGATCCGGCCGTTCCGACTCTCGAAGTCCGCACGTGCGGTCTCCCACCGCTCCAGCGCGGCCGTCGAGTCCACCGGCGGGAACAGCTCCACGAAGTCGCGCAGGGAACGGATCGACGCGGTGTCGAACTCGTCGTACAGCCGGTCGAGCCGTTCGCGGTGGTCGACGCCCGAGCGGTCGGGGTTTCGCATGGCTCAAATCTTTACTCACTATAGGATAAACGTTTTGTGCGGCTGTGTGATACGGTGTTGCATGGACGCAGTTGTGCTGCACGAAGACGGCTTGCCGCGGCTGGTCGACCGGCCGCGGCCGGATCCGGGACCCGGCGAGGCGCTGATCCGGGTCGATCGGGTCGGCATCGACGGCACCGATCGCGAGGTACTCGACGGCGTACACGGCGGCGTCGAGGCGTCGATGGTGCTCGGCCACGAGGCTGTCGGCACCGTGGCGGAGCCGAACGGGACGGGGTTCGAGGTCGGCGACACGGTCGTCCCGACTGTCCGGCGGCCGCCCGGGGGGTACAACGAGTACTTCCGCCGGGGCGAGCCCGACATGGCGCCGATGGACGAGACCGTCGAGTGCGGCATCGACGGCGCCGACGGGTTCATGGCCGAGTACGTCGCCGTCCCGAGCGAGTACCTCGTCCCGCTGCCCGAGCGGCTGGCGCCGTACGGGTTCCTCGTCGAACCGCTGTCGATCTCCGCGAAGGCGCTGGAGCTGGCAGCGGCGTCCCGCGAGCCGTTCACGTGGGACCGCGACCGCGCGCTGGTGCTCGGGACGGGGTCGCTGGGGCTGCTGACGGTTCCCGTGCTCGCCGAACGGTTCGAGGGGGTGTACTGTCTCGGCCGCCGTGACCGCGACGACCCCGCGGTCGAGCTCGCGATCGAGGCCGGCGCGACGTACGTCGACTCCCGCGAGACGCCGGTCGAGTCGGTGCCCGAGGCGTACGCGCCGATGGATCTGGTGTTCGAGGCGACCGGCTACGCGCCACACGCGGTCCAGTCGGTGTCGGCGCTGGCGCCAAACGGCGTCGCGGCGCTGCTCGGGGTGCCGGAGCCCCACACTGCCGAGGTGGATCTCGCCGACTTCCACCGCGAACTGGTGCTCGGCAACCGTGCGACGGTCGGCTCGGTCAACGCCGGCTACACCGACTTCGAGCGGGCGATCGAGTGGCTCGACGCGATGCCGGCGTCGGTCCGCTCGGCGTTCGTCGAGCACGTCTACCCAATCGAGGAGTTCGAGGCGGCGCTGGACAGCGACGTTATCAAGGCGGCAGTCGAACTCGACCCATGAAGAACGTCGACGACCTAATCGAGGAGGCACGCTCGCTCGCCGACCGCGGCTTCTCGAAGGGGGAGATCGCCGACGAGCTCAACGTCTCCCGGGAAACCGCCTCGTGGCTGGTCGAGCGTGCCGGCGCCACGCCCGCTCAGGGCGGCGGCCCGGGCGACATCCACGTCGACTGGTCGGCGGTCGGCCGGGACTCCTCGCGGCTGGGCAACGTCGCAGCCGCGCTGGCGGACCTCCTCTCGAAGAAAGGTGAGGACGTGGACCTGACCGTCGGCGTCGAGAAAGCCGGCGGTCCGCTCGCGACGACCGTTGCGACGGAGCTCGACACGGATCTCGCGACGTACACGCCCCGAAAACACCAGTGGGAGGAGGGCAGCATCGAGAACCTTGAGGGCGGCTTCTCCCGGAACTTCGCGGAGGTCCGCGAGCGGGAGTGTTACATCGTCGACGACACCATCACCTCCGGCACCACGATGCAGGAGACGATCGACGCCGTCCGTGCCCGCGGGGGCGAGCCCGTCGCCTGCGGCGTGCTCGCGGACAAGCGCGGCGTCGACGAAGTCGACGGCGTGCCGGTGTACTCGCTACTACAGGTGATCCGGGTCGGCGACGGCGCCTGAGTTCAGCGGTCGATCTCGTCGGCACCGCCGTCGACCACCGCCGCCACTTCTTCCGGCGTCACGACTGCCGCGTCGCCCGCGACGGTCCGCTTCAGCGCCGCGGTCGCGGTCGCGGCGTCGAGCGCGCTCGGAACCGAACTGCCGGTCAACAGGCTCGCGAGCAGCCCGCCGACGAACGCGTCGCCGGTCCCGACCGGGTCGAGAGTGTCGGTTTCCAGCGCGTCGGCTTCGTGGATCTCGCCGCTGTGGGCGGCGACTGCGCCCGCCTCGCCGCGGGTCACGACTACCGCCTCGCAGTCGTGTTCGACGCCGAGGCTGTGTGCGATCTGCCCGGCCTCGCCGTCGCGGTCCAGCACGGCCTCGGCGTCGCGTTCCGCGACGACCAGCACGTCGACGTGTTCGAACAGCGGACGGAGTTTGTCGGCTGCTTCGGCGGGCGTCCAGAGCTTCGATCGGTAGTTGAGATCGAACGCGCGCGTGATGCCGGCGTCGCCCGCCGCTTTCAGAAGCGCCGCGGTCGTCTCTCGCAGCGTCTCCGAGAGCGCGGGCGTGATCCCGCTGGTGTAGAACGCGTCCGCGGCGCGAACGCGGTCGACCGCTAACTCGTCTGGCGTCGCCGTCCGGATCGCGGCGTCCTCACGGTCGTAGACGACGGTGGTCCCGCGGGGCTTCCCGCCCGGCTCGAGGTAGTACGTCCCGACACGCCCCTCACCGGTCGCGACGAGGGGCTCGACGCCGTGTTCGCGAACTCCACGCTCCACGCGGCGGGCCAGCGGCGAGTCGGGCAGCTTCGACAGCCACGCCGCCTCACAGCCGAGTTGGGCCGCGGCCACGGCGACGTTGCTCTCGGCGCCGCCGACGTGGACCGCGAGCTCGTCGGCCGTCTCGAGGCGGTCGCCGGCCGGGGGGCTGTACCGCAGCATGCTCTCGCCGAAGGTGGCGAGCGTCGGTTTCGGGCCGTCGCCGCCGGCGGATAGGCTCATACCGGGTCGAACAGTTCCTCGCCGTCGACTAAGTGTTTGGCCACGGCGTCGCGGTCGAGGGTGACGCCGAGCCCCGGCTTTTCGGGCACCTCGATCGAGCCGTCGACGATCACGTCCTCCTCGACCAGATCCTCCCACCAGCCGAGCTCGTAGGAGTGGTACTCGACCGCCAGCGAGTTCGGCACCGCGGCGCCGACGTGGGCCGCCGCGACCGTCGCGATCGGCGAGGCGACGTTGTGCATCGCGACGGGGACGTAGTACTGGTTTGCCACGTCGGCGATCTTCCGCGTCTCACGCATCCCGCCGACCTTGGGCAGGTCGGGGGCGACGATGTCGACGGCCCCGTCCTCGATCAGCCGGCGGAGCTCGGTCACGCGGTAGCGGTTCTCCCCGACCGTGATCGGCGTCGTCGTCGACTTCGTGACTTCCTCCTGCACGTCGAGGTTCTCCGGCGGGACGGGATCTTCGAGCCACCACACGTCGTACGGCTCCAGCTTCTCGGCGAGCCGTTTGGCGCTGCCGCCGGAGAACGTCCAGTGGCAGTCGAAGGCCACGTCC from Halolamina sediminis encodes:
- the cdd gene encoding cytidine deaminase codes for the protein METTDPASLIERARDALDAAYVPYSEYRVGAAVLTDAGEIFTGCNIENANYSNALHAEEVAVGSAVRAGHRSIAAVAVTSAERDGVTPCGMCRQTLAEFGDEDVPVYCDTGDGEYNEYSLGELIPDTITPGMLGIDPEADDD
- a CDS encoding DUF555 domain-containing protein — encoded protein: MDCRVVLEAAVPVYDVVTPDAAVGAAISKVGKQLNPDLSYVDIEPRNRRSPRGAELPPATVAAGEGLVALELGMTVYDVESEDHAVRIARSEIGSRLEGIPLERLSCEPAEEDESETGEIDATEDVEPADDGDEEALLPEFEEMVEQHRE
- a CDS encoding cryptochrome/photolyase family protein is translated as MAIFWHRRDLRASDNRGLAAAADDADGVVPVFVFDSAVLEHGSDARVRFMLDSLAELREAYRERRSDLVVARGDPAEVLPALAAAVDTGTVHWNADYSGLAQDRDDRVEAALDGAGVDTETHHDAVLHEPGTIRTNAGEPYSVYTYFWKKWRDREKPDPFEAPDAGDLADADALAPNALVDSFTGEFDLDDALQAELPSIEELGFEEPDADVQAGGTTAARDRLEAFCSAGIFEYEEEREYPAREGSSRLSPHLRFGTIGLREVYDATEAAMEEAERRDQQRDESGGEADGDDNDELGPAQESVRTFQSQLAWREFYAQVLYFNPEIVTANYKSYEKPIDWRNDDDELAAWKAGETGYPIVDAGMRQLREEAWMHNRVRMIVASFLTKDLLWDWRAGYAHFRDRLVDHDTANDNGGWQWAASTGTDAQPYFRIFNPATQGERYDPDAEYIREYVPELRGLDAEEIHGWVEKSDAEREELGVDYPDPIVDHSERREEALAMYKRARGEDPDEDE
- a CDS encoding DUF7827 domain-containing protein; the protein is MSPRRPSSPRLRVGSIAVVLVLAVAAPPTVAAVGGPSTAEQLDETAAPAVGNLSATLPPPDAEPDEIRAAAAAGRLAPTDAVHPNGTVLFRLNGSTATEPSNDSTLGDVLQFGMRQTEASTTPERLPLRLNTSRSGDAVRTFVVDDDRYVVVDLPNATWEYDGEPGTHALDPRPRVAQGYVATLTIAANETRISRNTTVQLTEPQIDGDAEVDAGEVAILTVGMPGTRVATLVVGTEDAGSRAGLIVVDEDADGRVDVRLDTDAESLEAAFSAVGADVVRRHPAAGFTTWNGTLPPGEYRLGADVGEPETVAAERYDWGPVLTVGEPASGSATPTATASPTTTQSSTPTQSPTSTETTTATAVTTTESPGFGVVTAVPALAVVVFVARGNRLEL
- a CDS encoding acyl-CoA thioesterase, whose product is MTQTATLAESYTEMTELLLPNDTNNLGRALGGAVLHWMDICGAIAGMRFANRQVVTASMDHVDFISPIDLGEVAVVQAYVFNTGRTSVDVKVDVRAEDPREGEERKTTASFFTFVALDEEGTPAEVPSLACPTEDEEVLREEAVEERKQQFEDLVERMEE
- a CDS encoding GNAT family N-acetyltransferase gives rise to the protein MYVRDARNRDEAWLLDRIEEMGLDSTAFRSRDYVIAVDERTNDRAGFGRYRIHKTDQGEVCELTGIGVVDGWRGQGVGAHVVERLIDLAADNEFETVYSITDSDDYLQQFGFETADADARPPVIRDRLEQKREEVDEDVAVVAIDTGAFEMPAELRERFKNAEKGGNETEEPEESAEDFGIDAEEATYKYDTG
- a CDS encoding UPF0058 family protein, with the translated sequence MKKQELIHLHGLLSEVRAEYEETGEPDVDLSGYEEFGVQPTSIHRSKTDHKRAVFELVDGLTGSPDETEAIPATAD
- a CDS encoding PGF-CTERM sorting domain-containing protein, giving the protein MNARHTALSLAVVLLVAAAAPAAATAPIGEDAVGDLTVTTAPATASASAAAEAATAADSTDSLVAASDVAVFRLNASGVPAEADDDGTLLGDELTLSLRQTASSVDTNATAKTMDATADSDGVAVRATESAVYVAVDLATAAFQQGNGTPTAAVGDSFTATATVTDAVTEGENYTRTATFGVVEPSVNFVGGVDEATAGDTAEFTAATLLSPGTSLTVALSPSETGETQTTQVTVGADGRATGELSFDGFDAGEEYTVRVTAEETDLNATVTGTTGAASTDTPAPTESPTVTDTTASSETSTSGPGFGVVAALLALLGAGAVVGRRA
- a CDS encoding bifunctional nuclease family protein, coding for MNHVAELTGIATGNTPSGEEVPAALLRASGEYLPVFVTDDQADAIQRGLAGDPFDRPLTHDLLVEMVTEFGGAFDRVRIDELREGTFYAKIDAQRYEDGEPESRTFDARPSDAVAIAVRVDCPIEIDDDVLDAAGRSREELGVDRPDGDE